The Mytilus trossulus isolate FHL-02 chromosome 3, PNRI_Mtr1.1.1.hap1, whole genome shotgun sequence genome contains a region encoding:
- the LOC134711325 gene encoding uncharacterized protein LOC134711325 isoform X2, giving the protein MVLPIVKLVSLFIRLSSRPVVHRLTVSAAHHPKFGSVIVLIAQKYHSMDFTSQRKLLGFGRQTPIEPLSTDEAMNLGTTLLGEFLVYGVSILFLSYEYNRSLKNEKLKEEKRKDEIGKLQKEVQEYGLITEDLKGQMFKLQGYIFEGSNSQQLCFIG; this is encoded by the exons ATGGTATTACCAATTGTTAAATTGGTTAGTTTATTTATCAGACTGTCTTCAAGACCAGTTGTACACAGACTTACTGTTTCAGCAGCGCATCATCCAAAATTTGGTTCAGTTATTGTTTTGATCGCACAAA AGTATCATTCAATGGATTTCACATCACAAAGGAAATTACTTGGCTTTGGTAGACAAACACCAATAGAACCATTGTCTACAGATGAAGCAATGAATTTAGGAACCACACTGCTTGGGGAATTTCTAGTTTATGGAGTATCTATATTATTTCTGTCTTATGAATACAACCggtctttaaaaaatgaaaagttaaagGAAGAAAAGAGAAAGGATGAAATAGGAAAACTTCAAAAAGAAGTACAGGAGTACGGATTGATAACAGAAGACCTAAAAggacaaatgtttaaattacag GGATACATTTTTGAAGGAAGTAACAGTCAACAGCTGTGTTTCATCggataa
- the LOC134711325 gene encoding uncharacterized protein LOC134711325 isoform X1, with protein MVLPIVKLVSLFIRLSSRPVVHRLTVSAAHHPKFGSVIVLIAQKYHSMDFTSQRKLLGFGRQTPIEPLSTDEAMNLGTTLLGEFLVYGVSILFLSYEYNRSLKNEKLKEEKRKDEIGKLQKEVQEYGLITEDLKGQMFKLQVKNWILENNSRQCSIQN; from the exons ATGGTATTACCAATTGTTAAATTGGTTAGTTTATTTATCAGACTGTCTTCAAGACCAGTTGTACACAGACTTACTGTTTCAGCAGCGCATCATCCAAAATTTGGTTCAGTTATTGTTTTGATCGCACAAA AGTATCATTCAATGGATTTCACATCACAAAGGAAATTACTTGGCTTTGGTAGACAAACACCAATAGAACCATTGTCTACAGATGAAGCAATGAATTTAGGAACCACACTGCTTGGGGAATTTCTAGTTTATGGAGTATCTATATTATTTCTGTCTTATGAATACAACCggtctttaaaaaatgaaaagttaaagGAAGAAAAGAGAAAGGATGAAATAGGAAAACTTCAAAAAGAAGTACAGGAGTACGGATTGATAACAGAAGACCTAAAAggacaaatgtttaaattacaggtaaaaaattggattttagaaaacaattcaaGACAATGTTCGATCCAAAACTAA